DNA from Pseudomonadota bacterium:
AACTAATTGCTCTCCGGCCTGGACAATATTGCCAGCTCCAAGGGTCAGGATGACATCACCCTTTTCAGCAATTTTCCTTACTTCCCGCGAAAGATCATTGACCTCTTTCACATAATAAACCTGGCGCTGTCCGTGCCGCTTTATTTCCTCAACAAGCGCTGCTGTATTAACACCTTCAATGGGCTCTTCGCTTGCTGCATATATATCCGTCAGGAATAAAATATCCGCTTCGTAAAATGCAGTGGAAAATTCTTTAAACAATCCCTGTGTACGTGTATACCGATGCGGCTGGAACAAAACTATCAACCGCCGGGTCGGCCAGACAGTCCTCAAGGCTGAAAGAGTCGCCCTGATTTCAGTAGGGTGATGGCCGTAATCATCCATAACCGTCAAACCATTCATTTCGCCTTTCAATTCAAGTCTTCGCTGCACCCCGGTAAAACAACTCAAGGCCTCGGCTATAACCGAAAACGGTATGTCCAGTTCAAGGGCCAGGGTTATCGCCGCAAGGGAGTTCAACACATTATGAGCGCCGGCAAGAGGCACACTGATCTGCCCCAACACCTTATCCTGTGAGCATACTTCAAAGTTCGAGATACTCCCCTCCATGGTAATATTTCTGCCATGAATATCTGCCTGAGTGCTCATCCCGTAAGTAATTTTCCTTTTTTTTATCCGGGGTAAAAGGTCGACGATCCCGGGGTCATCAAGACA
Protein-coding regions in this window:
- a CDS encoding UDP-N-acetylmuramate--L-alanine ligase; the protein is MYKKTQHIHFVGIGGIGMSGIAEVLLNLGYQVSGSDLRETGITRRLQRLGGEVHKGHKGEWMDGADVVVVSSAINETNPEIIAAREAHVAVIPRAEMLAELMRLKKYGIAIAGSHGKTSTTSLVGWIMSKAGLDPTVVIGGQVNSLGTNAKLGEGDFLVAEADESDGSFLKLSPVLEVVTNIDFEHLDYYKDLDAVKNAFMDFIDKIPFYGACILCLDDPGIVDLLPRIKKRKITYGMSTQADIHGRNITMEGSISNFEVCSQDKVLGQISVPLAGAHNVLNSLAAITLALELDIPFSVIAEALSCFTGVQRRLELKGEMNGLTVMDDYGHHPTEIRATLSALRTVWPTRRLIVLFQPHRYTRTQGLFKEFSTAFYEADILFLTDIYAASEEPIEGVNTAALVEEIKRHGQRQVYYVKEVNDLSREVRKIAEKGDVILTLGAGNIVQAGEQLVAELEGSAA